From the genome of Gracilinanus agilis isolate LMUSP501 chromosome 2, AgileGrace, whole genome shotgun sequence, one region includes:
- the LOC123235947 gene encoding photoreceptor outer segment membrane glycoprotein 2-like, with the protein MAILKVTFTKYKRNKLAQILWILNWLSVVTGVILFSLGLFLKIEIKKRIEVIAKGEISSTSNVLISVGLIVCVINFLGGKICYDCSDVHRYRRWRLVLLPYIVFAFGFTFCLLVGAFMCYTTRKELEESLYLGLREAIKFYKDTDIPGCCFLKKTIDMLQIRFQCCGNNSFRDWFEIQWISARYLNMASREVVDQLKNNIDGKFLVDGVPFSCCNPSSPRPCIQYHLTNNTAHYNYDFLTEELNVWMRGCREALLDHYSYIMRSIGLVVLIIWLFELCVLTGVRYLQTSLKNVPLDEPELDSDGWLLENSFVESVKSNLNFIKNLGKADQVSNVSELPNLNKDI; encoded by the exons ATGGCTATCCTTAAAGTGACCTTCACCAAATACAAACGGAATAAGCTTGCCCAGATACTATGGATTCTCAACTGGTTGTCTGTGGTGACAGGAGTCATTCTCTTCAGTCTTGGTCTTTTCCTAAAGATTGAAATCAAGAAGCGAATTGAGGTGATAGCCAAGGGAGAAATCAGCTCAACCTCCAACGTGCTCATCTCTGTGGGTCTCATTGTCTGTGTCATCAATTTCCTTGGCGGCAAGATCTGCTATGACTGTTCAGATGTGCACAGGTACAGACGCTGGCGGCTGGTCCTGCTTCCCTACATTGTCTTTGCCTTTGGTTTCACTTTCTGCCTCCTCGTAGGTGCATTTATGTGCTACACCACAAGGAAGGAACTAGAGGAGTCTTTGTATTTGGGTCTGAGAGAAGCCATAAAGTTTTACAAGGACACAGACATCCCAGGATGTTGCTTCCTGAAGAAGACCATTGACATGTTACAGATTCGGTTTCAGTGCTGTGGCAACAACAGCTTCAGGGACTGGTTTGAGATCCAGTGGATATCGGCACGGTACCTGAACATGGCATCAAGGGAGGTTGTGGA CCAGCTGAAGAATAACATTGATGGGAAGTTCCTGGTGGATGGGGTACCTTTTAGCTGCTGCAACCCCAGCTCGCCACGACCTTGTATCCAGTACCATCTCACCAACAACACTGCCCATTACAACTATGATTTTCTCACTGAGGAGCTGAATGTTTGGATGAGGGGCTGCCGTGAAGCGCTGCTAGATCACTATTCCTACATCATGCGCTCCATCGGACTGGTGGTCCTTATCATCTGGTTATTCGAG CTCTGCGTTCTCACTGGTGTTCGATACCTGCAAACATCCTTGAAGAATGTACCGCTGGATGAGCCTGAGTTGGATTCTGATGGGTGGCTCCTTGAAAACAGCTTTGTAGAAAGTGTCAAGTCCAATTTGAATTTCATCAAAAACCTTGGGAAAGCTGATCAAGTGTCTAACGTCTCTGAGTTGCCAAATCTTAATAAGGACATCTAA